NNNNNNNNNNNNNNNNNNNNNNNNNNNNNNNNNNNNNNNNNNNNNNNNNNNNNNNNNNNNNNNNNNNNNNNNNNNNNNNNNNNNNNNNNNNNNNNNNNNNNNNNNNNNNNNNNNNNNNNNNNNNNNNNNNNNNNNNNNNNNNNNNNNNNNNNNNNNNNNNNNNNNNNNNNNNNNNNNNNNNNNNNNNNNNNNNNNNNNNNNNNNNNNNNNNNNNNNNNNNNNNNNNNNNNNNNNNNNNNNNNNNNNNNNNNNNNNNNNNNNNNNNNNNNNNNNNNNNNNNNNNNNNNNNNNNNNNNNNNNNNNNNNNNNNNNNNNNNNNNNNNNNNNNNNNNNNNNNNNNNNNNNNNNNNNNNNNNNNNNNNNNNNNNNNNNNNNNNNNNNNNNNNNNNNNNNNNNNNNNNNNNNNNNNNNNNNNNNNNNNNNNNNNNNNNNNNNNNNNNNNNNNNNNNNNNNNNNNNNNNNNNNNNNNNNNNNNNNNNNNNNNNNNNNNNNNNNNNNNNNNNNNNNNNNNNNNNNNNNNNNNNNNNNNNNNNNNNNNNNNNNNNNNNNNNNNNNNNNNNNNNNNNNNNNNNNNNNNNNNNNNNNNNNNNNNNNNNNNNNNNNNNNNNNNNNNNNNNNNNNNNNNNNNNNNNNNNNNNNNNNNNNNNNNNNNNNNNNNNNNNNNNNNNNNNNNNNNNNNNNNNNNNNNNNNNNNNNNNNNNNNNNNNNNNNNNNNNNNNNNNNNNNNNNNNNNNNNNNNNNNNNNNNNNNNNNNNNNNNNNNNNNNNNNNNNNNNNNNNNNNNNNNNNNNNNNNNNNNNNNNNNNNNNNNNNNNNNNNNNNNNNNNNNNNNNNNNNNNNNNNNNNNNNNNNNNNNNNNNNNNNNNNNNNNNNNNNNNNNNNNNNNNNNNNNNNNNNNNNNNNNNNNNNNNNNNNNNNNNNNNNNNNNNNNNNNNNNNNNNNNNNNNNNNNNNNNNNNNNNNNNNNNNNNNNNNNNNNNNNNNNNNNNNNNNNNNNNNNNNNNNNNNNNNNNNNNNNNNNNNNNNNNNNNNNNNNNNNNNNNNNNNNNNNNNNNNNNNNNNNNNNNNNNNNNNNNNNNNNNNNNNNNNNNNNNNNNNNNNNNNNNNNNNNNNNNNNNNNNNNNNNNNNNNNNNNNNNNNNNNNNNNNNNNNNNNNNNNNNNNNNNNNNNNNNNNNNNNNNNNNNNNNNNNNNNNNNNNNNNNNNNNNNNNNNNNNNNNNNNNNNNNNNNNNNNNNNNNNNNNNNNNNNNNNNNNNNNNNNNNNNNNNNNNNNNNNNNNNNNNNNNNNNNNNNNNNNNNNNNNNNNNNNNNNNNNNNNNNNNNNNNNNNNNNNNNNNNNNNNNNNNNNNNNNNNNNNNNNNNNNNNNNNNNNNNNNNNNNNNNNNNNNNNNNNNNNNNNNNNNNNNNNNNNNNNNNNNNNNNNNNNNNNNNNNNNNNNNNNNNNNNNNNNNNNNNNNNNNNNNNNNNNNNNNNNNNNNNNNNNNNNNNNNNNNNNNNNNNNNNNNNNNNNNNNNNNNNNNNNNNNNNNNNNNNNNNNNNNNNNNNNNNNNNNNNNNNNNNNNNNNNNNNNNNNNNNNNNNNNNNNNNNNNNNNNNNNNNNNNNNNNNNNNNNNNNNNNNNNNNNNNNNNNNNNNNNNNNNNNNNNNNNNNNNNNNNNNNNNNNNNNNNNNNNNNNNNNNNNNNNNNNNNNNNNNNNNNNNNNNNNNNNNNNNNNNNNNNNNNNNNNNNNNNNNNNNNNNNNNNNNNNNNNNNNNNNNNNNNNNNNNNNNNNNNNNNNNNNNNNNNNNNNNNNNNNNNNNNNNNNNNNNNNNNNNNNNNNNNNNNNNNNNNNNNNNNNNNNNNNNNNNNNNNNNNNNNNNNNNNNNNNNNNNNNNNNNNNNNNNNNNNNNNNNNNNNNNNNNNNNNNNNNNNNNNNNNNNNNNNNNNNNNNNNNNNNNNNNNNNNNNNNNNNNNNNNNNNNNNNNNNNNNNNNNNNNNNNNNNNNNNNNNNNNNNNNNNNNNNNNNNNNNNNNNNNNNNNNNNNNNNNNNNNNNNNNNNNNNNNNNNNNNNNNNNNNNNNNNNNNNNNNNNNNNNNNNNNNNNNNNNNNNNNNNNNNNNNNNNNNNNNNNNNNNNNNNNNNNNNNNNNNNNNNNNNNNNNNNNNNNNNNNNNNNNNNNNNNNNNNNNNNNNNNNNNNNNNNNNNNNNNNNNNNNNNNNNNNNNNNNNNNNNNNNNNNNNNNNNNNNNNNNNNNNNNNNNNNNNNNNNNNNNNNNNNNNNNNNNNNNNNNNNNNNNNNNNNNNNNNNNNNNNNNNNNNNNNNNNNNNNNNNNNNNNNNNNNNNNNNNNNNNNNNNNNNNNNNNNNNNNNNNNNNNNNNNNNNNNNNNNNNNNNNNNNNNNNNNNNNNNNNNNNNNNNNNNNNNNNNNNNNNNNNNNNNNNNNNNNNNNNNNNNNNNNNNNNNNNNNNNNNNNNNNNNNNNNNNNNNNNNNNNNNNNNNNNNNNNNNNNNNNNNNNNNNNNNNNNNNNNNNNNNNNNNNNNNNNNNNNNNNNNNNNNNNNNNNNNNNNNNNNNNNNNNNNNNNNNNNNNNNNNNNNNNNNNNNNNNNNNNNNNNNNNNNNNNNNNNNNNNNNNNNNNNNNNNNNNNNNNNNNNNNNNNNNNNNNNNNNNNNNNNNNNNNNNNNNNNNNNNNNNNNNNNNNNNNNNNNNNNNNNNNNNNNNNNNNNNNNNNNNNNNNNNNNNNNNNNNNNNNNNNNNNNNNNNNNNNNNNNNNNNNNNNNNNNNNNNNNNNNNNNNNNNNNNNNNNNNNNNNNNNNNNNNNNNNNNNNNNNNNNNNNNNNNNNNNNNNNNNNNNNNNNNNNNNNNNNNNNNNNNNNNNNNNNNNNNNNNNNNNNNNNNNNNNNNNNNNNNNNNNNNNNNNNNNNNNNNNNNNNNNNNNNNNNNNNNNNNNNNNNNNNNNNNNNNNNNNNNNNNNNNNNNNNNNNNNNNNNNNNNNNNNNNNNNNNNNNNNNNNNNNNNNNNNNNNNNNNNNNNNNNNNNNNNNNNNNNNNNNNNNNNNNNNNNNNNNNNNNNNNNNNNNNNNNNNNNNNNNNNNNNNNNNNNNNNNNNNNNNNNNNNNNNNNNNNNNNNNNNNNNNNNNNNNNNNNNNNNNNNNNNNNNNNNNNNNNNNNNNNNNNNNNNNNNNNNNNNNNNNNNNNNNNNNNNNNNNNNNNNNNNNNNNNNNNNNNNNNNNNNNNNNNNNNNNNNNNNNNNNNNNNNNNNNNNNNNNNNNNNNNNNNNNNNNNNNNNNNNNNNNNNNNNNNNNNNNNNNNNNNNNNNNNNNNNNNNNNNNNNNNNNNNNNNNNNNNNNNNNNNNNNNNNNNNNNNNNNNNNNNNNNNNNNNNNNNNNNNNNNNNNNNNNNNNNNNNNNNNNNNNNNNNNNNNNNNNNNNNNNNNNNNNNNNNNNNNNNNNNNNNNNNNNNNNNNNNNNNNNNNNNNNNNNNNNNNNNNNNNNNNNNNNNNNNNNNNNNNNNNNNNNNNNNNNNNNNNNNNNNNNNNNNNNNNNNNNNNNNNNNNNNNNNNNNNNNNNNNNNNNNNNNNNNNNNNNNNNNNNNNNNNNNNNNNNNNNNNNNNNNNNNNNNNNNNNNNNNNNNNNNNNNNNNNNNNNNNNNNNNNNNNNNNNNNNNNNNNNNNNNNNNNNNNNNNNNNNNNNNNNNNNNNNNNNNNNNNNNNNNNNNNNNNNNNNNNNNNNNNNNNNNNNNNNNNNNNNNNNNNNNNNNNNNNNNNNNNNNNNNNNNNNNNNNNNNNNNNNNNNNNNNNNNNNNNNNNNNNNNNNNNNNNNNNNNNNNNNNNNNNNNNNNNNNNNNNNNNNNNNNNNNNNNNNNNNNNNNNNNNNNNNNNNNNNNNNNNNNNNNNNNNNNNNNNNNNNNNNNNNNNNNNNNNNNNNNNNNNNNNNNNNNNNNNNNNNNNNNNNNNNNNNNNNNNNNNNNNNNNNNNNNNNNNNNNNNNNNNNNNNNNNNNNNNNNNNNNNNNNNNNNNNNNNNNNNNNNNNNNNNNNNNNNNNNNNNNNNNNNNNNNNNNNNNNNNNNNNNNNNNNNNNNNNNNNNNNNNNNNNNNNNNNNNNNNNNNNNNNNNNNNNNNNNNNNNNNNNNNNNNNNNNNNNNNNNNNNNNNNNNNNNNNNNNNNNNNNNNNNNNNNNNNNNNNNNNNNNNNNNNNNNNNNNNNNNNNNNNNNNNNNNNNNNNNNNNNNNNNNNNNNNNNNNNNNNNNNNNNNNNNNNNNNNNNNNNNNNNNNNNNNNNNNNNNNNNNNNNNNNNNNNNNNNNNNNNNNNNNNNNNNNNNNNNNNNNNNNNNNNNNNNNNNNNNNNNNNNNNNNNNNNNNNNNNNNNNNNNNNNNNNNNNNNNNNNNNNNNNNNNNNNNNNNNNNNNNNNNNNNNNNNNNNNNNNNNNNNNNNNNNNNNNNNNNNNNNNNNNNNNNNNNNNNNNNNNNNNNNNNNNNNNNNNNNNNNNNNNNNNNNNNNNNNNNNNNNNNNNNNNNNNNNNNNNNNNNNNNNNNNNNNNNNNNNNNNNNNNNNNNNNNNNNNNNNNNNNNNNNNNNNNNNNNNNNNNNNNNNNNNNNNNNNNNNNNNNNNNNNNNNNNNNNNNNNNNNNNNNNNNNNNNNNNNNNNNNNNNNNNNNNNNNNNNNNNNNNNNNNNNNNNNNNNNNNNNNNNNNNNNNNNNNNNNNNNNNNNNNNNNNNNNNNNNNNNNNNNNNNNNNNNNNNNNNNNNNNNNNNNNNNNNNNNNNNNNNNNNNNNNNNNNNNNNNNNNNNNNNNNNNNNNNNNNNNNNNNNNNNNNNNNNNNNNNNNNNNNNNNNNNNNNNNNNNNNNNNNNNNNNNNNNNNNNNNNNNNNNNNNNNNNNNNNNNNNNNNNNNNNNNNNNNNNNNNNNNNNNNNNNNNNNNNNNNNNNNNNNNNNNNNNNNNNNNNNNNNNNNNNNNNNNNNNNNNNNNNNNNNNNNNNNNNNNNNNNNNNNNNNNNNNNNNNNNNNNNNNNNNNNNNNNNNNNNNNNNNNNNNNNNNNNNNNNNNNNNNNNNNNNNNNNNNNNNNNNNNNNNNNNNNNNNNNNNNNNNNNNNNNNNNNNNNNNNNNNGAACGCGGCTCTTACGGCCCCCTTCTTCGAGGGCGAGGTTTGGGCTGCAATTAGGGGCATGAATCCCACCTCGACGCCTGGTCTCGATGGCCTACCGGTGAAattcttccagaccttctggaacgtgattaaACCTGAGGTCATGGCCATCTTTGAGGAGTTCTGCGTTGGGGCCATTGACCTCAGTCGCCTTAACTTTGGGATTATCTCCCTCATCCCCAAGGTGCCTGGCGCGTCTGACATTCACCAGTTTCGCTCGATCACGGTCATCAACGTGATATTCCGGATTCTGgcaaaagggtacgccaatagggtgaccctacTTGCAGACCACATTTCTCACCCCAACCAGTCCGCCTTCATCCGAGGCCGGTATATACTGGATGGGGTCCTTGTCCTCCATGAAGTTCTTCACGAGGTCCGCGTCAAACACCTCAAGGCGGTCTTCTTGAAGATCGATTTCCGTAAGGCCTATGATACTGTTAGTtggtccttccttcgggaagtgTTACTCCGGAAGGGCTTCGACGACTGCCGGATCACAAGAGTTATGTAGATGGTCTCCTGCGGTCAAACGGCTGTTAACATTAACGGCGAGATCGACCCTTTCTTCACCACCTTATGTGGGGTTAGacaaggcgaccccttctccccgttcctGTTCAACATGGTCGTTGACGCCCTTGCCGCCATCCTGGATAAGGCGAAGGCGGCTGGCCATATCCGCGGGATCACCCCCCATCTCGCCGATGGGTCCGGGATTTCCCTCCTCCAGTATGcagacgacaccatcatcatggtggAAGGCTCTGAGGTGGACATCTCCCCTCGAGTTCCTCCTACTAtgcttccaacaaatgtctggCCTAAAAATTAATTTCGACAAGAGTGATGTTATTGTGTTGGGCTACCCACCCGAGGAATGCATCGCCATTGCCAACCAGCTTAACTGTCGCCTGGGCTCCTTCCCCACGACCTACTTGGGGACGCCCATTAGTGACTCCCGGCTCACCGTCGTGGACTTGCGCCCGTCCGTGGCCAAGCTTCAAACGCGCATTGAGCCTTGGCAGGGGAGATGGCTATCTAAAGCGGCCAGGACTATTCTCATCAATTCttccctctccagcctcctcttgtttcttatgagatTCTACAGCCTCCATGAGACTCTGCACAAGGAGATTGCCAAAGTCCAGTCTCGCTTTTACTGGGCTGATGAGCATGACGGTCAGTTGGCCGGACATTTGCAAGCCCAGAGAGCAGGGCGGCCTGGGCATTATGTGTTCTAAGCGGATGAACATCGCTCTTCTCTCCCGTTGGCTGTGGCGCATCTTGCAAGGCATGGGCGGTCTTTGGCTTGACATCATCCGGAACAAATATCTGCGTGGACAGCCCCTCGCCTTCTGCCAACGAACTGGCGGCTCCTAGTTCTAGCAGTCGGTCGTCTAGCTCCTCCCGGTGCTCCGCATCGGGACTTCCATCTCGGTTGGCTCCGGAGCGGCGACTTTGTTCTGGTTTGATCATTGGGCTGGTGACGCCCCCTTCGCGGCGTGCTTTCCCGGCCTTTTCTCCATCGCCATTGACCCTGTGATCTCTGTCGAGAGGGCCCTTATTAACTTAGGGCGTCTCACCTTCCGCGGGCCATTTGGTCCTCCGGAATCTGCTGCTTGGCGCGAGCTGCTGGATTGCGTAACCCTGCACGAGCCTAGGGCGGACGGTGGGCTCGACCAAGTGCGTTGGCGCCTGGAGCCCACCGGCATGTTCTCCACCAAGTCCCTCTACCAGGCCATCGCCCCCtcctccgccccctccccctctcgaTAGTGTGGTCCATTCGCCTACCTCTGAAAATccggatcttcatgtggcaatggattcgcAGTCGGGTTCCGTCTGGGGTTGAGGTCCGCAAACGAAATGGCCCGGGCTCGGGCATTTGTCCCCTCTGCGATGTCCCCGAAGACTtgaatcacatcttcttctcctgcGTATCCGCTCAGTTCGTTTGGAGCTGCTTTCGGGAAGTGGTTGGTGGCGATTGGTGCCACAACAACTTCCCCGACTTATTTGCCAAACTCCAGATCTCCCTCGTGtcgtctcgccacattaggtggcttgagattggggtcCTAGCCTGGACCCTCTGGACGGTCCGTAATAAGCGTGTGATCCAGCGCACCCCTCTTCGATGAGCTACTGACGCGCTCTTCAAATTCTctggtttcttgcagctttggcggccgcttagccgccccctggACCGCGATGCCAtctccgccttcatcaccaacCTCCGATCGATGGTCGTCCGCCTGtcgccgccacccccgccgcctCCACCAGAGCCTGATTAGGCACCTTCCTCGCCCCTGGCGGCTGccttgttttcttttttgttttttgtgggcttgttgagctgtgccctcaacAGAACCTTTGTACTTCTTTGTGAGATTTGGGTGTGTGCGTGTGAACTAGTCCGTGTATGTGCGTTctttggcggtttgctttatttataaagcggggcgaaagcctttttcagtCTCAGTAAAAGATTATCGCTCTTGCCCAATCGAACATATATTGCAAGAAAGGCAACTAAATTGCAAGAAGGGAGTACTTTCAAGTACTAATCGAAGAGCCTGTTGGGATTCTCTCGGCTGCTCAACTGCGCTCCCAGAGCGGTGCCGAACGCACCAACTCCACGACGTCAAAAGAGTCAAAGACACGGAAGCGGATTTGGTGGAGTGGAAAGATTTCGAACAGGCTCTAAGTTGATAAACTGACACGACACGTGATCTGAAGCAAATCTCCATTTTTAACGCAAGATCTCGCGCCATTGACCCCCACTGCTTGTCAACGGTTGAGCTGAGTCAAAGGTCGATGGAGTAGTACCGAGTAATACTCGTATTTCAAGCAGCCGTGGCACGAGATCTGAAGCAGAGTTTTTCGCCTTGCTGGCCAGCCATTATTTTACTTCGTCCCATAACCTTTTTGGGGACGCCGACGCCGAACGTCTCTTTATATCTCCCCTCCTGCTGCACATCTCTCTCCACACACATCCACTCTCCACCTCCACGCACACTAGTCTTCTAGGCAGGGGGTTTCACGACGGTACGTACGCCTTCCTTCCGGCTATGCTAACCCTCGTCTCAAATCATCGCTCTGGAATCAGCGCTGTTTCTCTGTTACTGACTTAATAATCAATGTATGTATTTGCTAATGGTGTTTCAGCCGCCCGACCATGGACACCGCCATAGGCGCGGCGAGGTGGGTGCTGGAGAAGGCTCTGGCCCCTGTCACGGATGGTTTGCTGGAGGCCTGGGCAGCTAGCGCGGATCTCGATGGCAACATCGACGCCCTCAAGATGGAGCTGTTGTATGCGCATGGGATGCTCGAGAATGCCCAGGGCAGGGGCATCCGTGGCCTCGCGCTCAAGGAGCTCCTGCGCAAGCTGGAGCAGCTCGCATACCGGGCTGATGATGTGCTGGATGAGATGGAGTACTTCCGCATCCAGGACGCCCTTAAAGGAACTTACCATGCCACTGACATGATCGCTGTGGGTTCCGTTCAGGGCCTCCGCATCAATGTTGAACACACGGCGAGGCATGTCACCAGCAAGCTCAACTGCCTTCCGTGCTTGGGTGCTGCTAGCCGTGATGGTGACCAAGAAAATGACCCTGGTGATCTCCAAGAAAATTATTCTGGTGATCACCAAGAAAATGTTGGCAAGCAAGGATGCTTGTATGGCAGGCGGGGCGTCAGCTCCAAGCAAGGCTGTGTCAAGAAGGTTGGTGGCAGATGCATGCCCAAGGTCATCTCAAGTGCTCGCAACGCTGCCCACACTTTCGGTAAACACTTTCCATGCTACTCTCCTATATCTGTCCACCATGATAATCCTCAAGCCCCTGTGACTGTTCAAatagaaaatgataatcctcaaGCTATCATGCCAGAGGTTGCAAACCATAGCGATTGCGAAGAATTGAAGTTTAATAGGGTGCAAATGTCTAAAACGATGATGGACATGGTAGTTCAGCTGAAGGAAGTATGTGCTAAGGTCTCCATAATTCTTAATCTAGATTTGTTAGGCTCTAGCCGCACTCGCATCCAAGAAATTGCTATAAACAGATCCAAAACCACATTAGAGATTGTAGAACCTGAGTTTTACGGGAGGGATGACCAAAAAACGAAAATTGTAGATGTTATTAATAGTCATGAGTACTCTTTGAGTCAACTTAACGTGCTTCCAATTTTTGGAACGGGGGGTATTGGAAAAACAACTTTTACGCAACACATATGCCAAGAAGTCAATAGCTCTTTCCAGGCTTCAATTTGGATATGTGTCTCTCTCGATTTTAGTGCAGATAGGTTGGCAAAAGAGATAGTCAACAAAATCGATAGAGTTGATGGTGAAAAGGATAACGCTAGTGCTGAAGAACTTATTCAACAAAGACTAAAAGGCAAGAGGTTTTTACTTGTCTTGGATGATGTGTGGACATACCGAGAGGATGAGTGGAAAAAACTATTAGCACCTTTCAAAAAGGTTGAATCCAAGGGTAATTTCATTATAGTCACAACTCGAATACCAATGGTAGCAGAAATGGTTAGGACAACCAATTGCGAACTAGAGCTGGACAGGCTAGATGATGCAGATACCATGTGTTTCTTCGAAGCATGTGTATTTGGTAACGAGCTAGAACCATGGGGAGAACATCCTGCTGCATTACTTGAAACTGGTCACGAAATAGTGCGCCGTTTGAAAGGTTCCCCTCTTGCAACTAAAACTGTAGGTAGATTACTACGAAACCTACTTACTTTGGACTATTGGAAAAGAGTTCTAGAAAGCAAAGAATGGGAACTAGAAACCAGTGAGAGTGACATCATGCCAGCCCTCAAACTTAGCTATGATTTTCTCCCTTTCCATTTAAAACAGTTGTTTGTATATTGTGCTTTATTTCCTGAAGATTATGAATTTGATAGCAAGGAGTTAGTTCAATTGTGGGTTGGACTTGGTATTTTGCGTCCATGTGACCAGAATAGAAGGACCGAAGATGTTGGACTAGACCATTTGCATGAGTTGGTCAATTACGGTTTTTTCAGAAAAGACAAAAAAGAAGATGGTCGTTATTTTTATGTTATTCATGATCTATTGCACGAATTGGCCACCAAGGTATCGTCAGATGAATGTGTTAGCATATGTAGTTCTAATGTCAGGTCCATACACATCTCCCCATCTGTACGTCATTTATCCATAATTGTAGATGACAAAGATGTTGATGATAGAATGACTTTCGGCGACTATAAAGATGATTTGCGTGCATTAGGTAAAAGATTAAAAGTTGAAAACCTACGTACTCTGATGTTGTTTATACGATATCATGGTAGCTTCGCCAAGATCTTTCGTGATCTGTTTAAAAAAGCCAAAGCCCTTCGCACTATTTTTCTATCTGGAGCATCATACTCTATGGAGGACATTCTGCATAATTTTTCAGAAAACATCCATCTTCGTTACCTAAGGATCGAGCCATCAGATAACGCAGGCAACATCGACTTGCCTAGTATGCTATTCCAATTTTATCATCTAGAGATAATAAATCTTGAAAAATGGAAAGACGCTGTTTCAATTAGACATATCACCAACCTTATAAAGCTGCGTCATTTCCTAGTGCCAAAAGGAGATCCTGAGGGTCATTCTGACATATCTGAGGTGGGAAAACTTAAATTGCTTTCAGAATTAAGAAGGTTTGAGGTTGGTAAAGAAAATACTGGTTTCGAACTAAGTCAGCTAGCGCAATTAACAGAGCTTGGAGGGTCGCTTAGTATTTATAATCTTGAAAAGGTGCAAGAGAAGGGGGCACGGGGAAAGGAACTAATTATAAAACCAATACATAGGAACCACTTGCGTGAACTAACATTAGAGTGGGATATGGAAAGATCTACCAGGGAGCCAAGAAGAGAAGAAAATGTTCTGGAAAACCTTGCACCACATAGTGACCTTCGAGATCTGTGCATTAGAGGGCACGGAGGTACTAGTTGCCCAACATGGCTAGGTAAGAACCTCTTGGTCAAAAATTTGGAATCTCTTCACTTGGCTGATGTATCTTGGAAAACTTTCCCACCATTAGGAGAGTTCTGGTCGGTCCATGAGCCCCATGGTGAGTGCAAGGGTTGCATTGCAAGCCCAGGCTATCAAAACTATTGTCTCAAAAAACAAGGCTTTCAAAATTTAAAAAAGCTAGTGTTTATTAAGATACCAAAACTGACAAACTGGGCTGCAAATCAAACTTGTGGTTTTTTCTTCCACCTGGAAGTGCTCATTATTGAAGACTGCCATGAACTTGTGGAGTTGCCATTTTCATGTTGTACTTGCTCCCAACCAGAGCAAGAAGTAGCGAACATGACTTGGTTCTCTAGACTACGGGAGCTCAAGATTGTAAGATTCCCAAACCTAAGGACAATACCTCCTATCCCTTGGACCCGTACTCTATGCTCCATTGAGATAGCACAAACAGGCTCAAATTTTAAGAAGCTCACTTACTCGGAAAGATGGTACGGAAGACCAGGATTAAGGTTGGAAATTTGGGCGGCGGATGGTGCAGATGGCTTGTTTTGGAATGAGTTTGCTTTCGGTAATTTGCGTGATCTAAAAGAGTTGACTATAACTAATTGCCCTCCTTTGCCCTTGGGTATCGTACAAATGCTAACATCTCTGCAGTCCCTCACTATAAGTGGTTATTCGAGTATTGTCCTATCACCAATCGGAGGCGAGAGCCATGTCCTGTACCAGATTCCAGTTGAAGAACTCTGCATTTCTGAAAGTGGTGGTGGCGGGAAAGAATTGACTCAACTGCTCTCTCAGTTCCCGAAGCTCACCGGCCTGCAAATAGAAAGGTGTGAAAAGATGACAGAACTTGGTGTGTCGGAGTGGCAGAGTGGAAAACACCAGCAAGAGACAAAAGACGAGGAGGAAATAGTGGCGATGGCAGAAGGAGGACTGCTGCTCTTGCCTACCCAACTACAGGAGTTGAAGCTCCGAAGTTGCGCTCAGCTGAGAATACTCCCCAGTTCATGTTCAGGGGGCGACAACAAGGAAGCAGCAGCAGGAGGTCTCCAGCGTCTACGCTCCCTCCGCCAATTGCGTGTAGAGAATTGCCCCAATTTGCTTTCCTCATATTCGGACTCCTCGTCTTGTTTCCCTTTCCCGAGCTCTCTGGAAGAACTCACTCTATTCGGCCTGGAAGAACTCACAAACCTAAGAGTTAGCCGTTCCTCAATACTACATACCCTATCCATAGAGGACTCCTCCGGAGTTCTGTCGGTGTCCATCTGcagcctcctctcttcctccctcaCCACATTGACCTTTCTTGGTAGCAAAGAGGTGGAGCCCATACCAGAAGAGGCCCTCCGGCTTCTCACCTCCCTCCAAGATCTCACATTTCTTTGTTGCGACAAATTGCAGATCCTCCCGGCAGGTCTAAAGAGACTTGCCAGCATCAAGAACTTACGTTTCTTTTCATGCAACTCTCTCCATTCGCTTCCCATGGACGGCCTCCCGAGTTCTTTGCACAGCTTATTATTCTACGGATGTTCCATGAAATCATTGCCCAAGGACAGCCTCCCGAGTTCTCTGCAGGAATTAGAGATCTCAGGTTGTTCTGAACTCGAATTACTTCCCACTTTTTCGGACGGCCACCCGAGTTCTCTACAGGAATTAAAGATATGGAATTGTCCTGCCATCAAATCGGTGCCCAAGGACGCCCTCCCGAATTCTCTTCAGGAATTAGAGATCAGTTACTGTCCTGACATCAAATCGCTTCCAGAGGACGGGCTCCCTGAANNNNNNNNNNNNNNNNNNNNNNNNNNNNNNNNNNNNNNNNNNNNNNNNNNNNNNNNNNNNNNNNNNNNNNNNNNNNNNNNNNNNNNNNNNNNNNNNNNNNNNNNNNNNNNNNNNNNNNNNNNNNNNNNNNNNNNNNNNNNNNNNNNNNNNNNNNNNNNNNNNNNNNNNNNNNNNNNNNNNNNNNNNNNNNNNNNNNNNNNNNNNNNNNNNNNNNNNNNNNNNNNNNNNNNNNNNNNNNNNNNNNNNNNNNNNNNNNNNNNNNNNNNNNNNNNNNNNNNNNNNNNNNNNNNNNNNNNNNNNNNNNNNNNNNNNNNNNNNNNNNNNNNNNNNNNNNNNNNNNNNNNNNNNNNNNNNNNNNNNNNNNNNNNNNNNNNNNNNNNNNNNNNNNNNNNNNNNNNNNNNNNNNNNNNNNNNNNNNNNNNNNNNNNNNNNNNNNNNNNNNNNNNNNNNNNNNNNNNNNNNNNNNNNNNNNNNNNNNNNNNNNNNNNNNNNNNNNNNNNNNNNNNNNNNNNNNNNNNNNNNNNNNNNNNNNNNNCCCTGCGAGTACTAAACGTCAGTGTAGGCAATAGCGAGGAGCTTAAAAGGCAGTGCCGCAGGTTAACAGGGACAATTCCAATAATCAGAGCCTGACGAATCCTTCCAAGGTAACAAACACGTTCTTATCCTCTTCTCATTCTCTACTCACCAGTTCGCTTTGGTTTTGCTAACCT
Above is a window of Triticum aestivum cultivar Chinese Spring chromosome 6B, IWGSC CS RefSeq v2.1, whole genome shotgun sequence DNA encoding:
- the LOC123138804 gene encoding putative disease resistance protein RGA3; this encodes MDTAIGAARWVLEKALAPVTDGLLEAWAASADLDGNIDALKMELLYAHGMLENAQGRGIRGLALKELLRKLEQLAYRADDVLDEMEYFRIQDALKGTYHATDMIAVGSVQGLRINVEHTARHVTSKLNCLPCLGAASRDGDQENDPGDLQENYSGDHQENVGKQGCLYGRRGVSSKQGCVKKVGGRCMPKVISSARNAAHTFGKHFPCYSPISVHHDNPQAPVTVQIENDNPQAIMPEVANHSDCEELKFNRVQMSKTMMDMVVQLKEVCAKVSIILNLDLLGSSRTRIQEIAINRSKTTLEIVEPEFYGRDDQKTKIVDVINSHEYSLSQLNVLPIFGTGGIGKTTFTQHICQEVNSSFQASIWICVSLDFSADRLAKEIVNKIDRVDGEKDNASAEELIQQRLKGKRFLLVLDDVWTYREDEWKKLLAPFKKVESKGNFIIVTTRIPMVAEMVRTTNCELELDRLDDADTMCFFEACVFGNELEPWGEHPAALLETGHEIVRRLKGSPLATKTVGRLLRNLLTLDYWKRVLESKEWELETSESDIMPALKLSYDFLPFHLKQLFVYCALFPEDYEFDSKELVQLWVGLGILRPCDQNRRTEDVGLDHLHELVNYGFFRKDKKEDGRYFYVIHDLLHELATKVSSDECVSICSSNVRSIHISPSVRHLSIIVDDKDVDDRMTFGDYKDDLRALGKRLKVENLRTLMLFIRYHGSFAKIFRDLFKKAKALRTIFLSGASYSMEDILHNFSENIHLRYLRIEPSDNAGNIDLPSMLFQFYHLEIINLEKWKDAVSIRHITNLIKLRHFLVPKGDPEGHSDISEVGKLKLLSELRRFEVGKENTGFELSQLAQLTELGGSLSIYNLEKVQEKGARGKELIIKPIHRNHLRELTLEWDMERSTREPRREENVLENLAPHSDLRDLCIRGHGGTSCPTWLGKNLLVKNLESLHLADVSWKTFPPLGEFWSVHEPHGECKGCIASPGYQNYCLKKQGFQNLKKLVFIKIPKLTNWAANQTCGFFFHLEVLIIEDCHELVELPFSCCTCSQPEQEVANMTWFSRLRELKIVRFPNLRTIPPIPWTRTLCSIEIAQTGSNFKKLTYSERWYGRPGLRLEIWAADGADGLFWNEFAFGNLRDLKELTITNCPPLPLGIVQMLTSLQSLTISGYSSIVLSPIGGESHVLYQIPVEELCISESGGGGKELTQLLSQFPKLTGLQIERCEKMTELGVSEWQSGKHQQETKDEEEIVAMAEGGLLLLPTQLQELKLRSCAQLRILPSSCSGGDNKEAAAGGLQRLRSLRQLRVENCPNLLSSYSDSSSCFPFPSSLEELTLFGLEELTNLRVSRSSILHTLSIEDSSGVLSVSICSLLSSSLTTLTFLGSKEVEPIPEEALRLLTSLQDLTFLCCDKLQILPAGLKRLASIKNLRFFSCNSLHSLPMDGLPSSLHSLLFYGCSMKSLPKDSLPSSLQELEISGCSELELLPTFSDGHPSSLQELKIWNCPAIKSVPKDALPNSLQELEISYCPDIKSLPEDGLPE